A window of the Parabacteroides merdae ATCC 43184 genome harbors these coding sequences:
- a CDS encoding site-specific integrase: MKQGTMNILFFVLKTKLLKNGEAPVLMRITINGDYDDVRIQRSVPLNLWNAAKGCSKGRDRASVALNAYIAELHARALEKHKELVLEQALITPKLILKRVFGKDTEMRTLLGTMREGIKEMETLAGIDYSPVTINRYKNVVKKLQLLIPSYYGKEDVTFHELTPEFIRAFDIYLKTEAGLCRNTIVRYMKCFKKFTNMALAKEWMRKNPFYGYKMEQDETDPVFLTYDELQTVMKKKFTIPRLELVRDVFVFACFTGLAFSDVATLSGENLVQDNLGDWWIRKGRVKLEHRRKASSISNIPLLPVPLAILEKYREHPVCIKKGCCLPVMCNQKMNSYLKEIADFCGIKKNLTTHVARHTFGTTVTLANNVPLQDVSVMLGHASTRMTQHYARVMNSSLKEAMNNVKERLEW, encoded by the coding sequence ATGAAACAAGGAACAATGAACATTCTGTTTTTCGTGCTTAAAACGAAATTGTTGAAAAACGGTGAGGCACCGGTATTGATGCGGATAACCATCAATGGAGACTATGACGATGTACGTATCCAAAGAAGCGTACCCCTGAACTTATGGAACGCCGCCAAAGGATGCAGTAAAGGCAGGGACAGGGCATCAGTGGCACTGAACGCCTATATTGCCGAACTGCACGCACGCGCCTTGGAAAAACACAAGGAACTGGTATTGGAACAGGCCCTGATTACCCCAAAACTGATTCTTAAACGTGTTTTCGGGAAAGACACCGAAATGCGTACACTGCTCGGCACCATGAGGGAAGGCATCAAAGAAATGGAAACACTGGCGGGTATAGACTACTCTCCCGTCACAATCAACCGGTATAAGAACGTGGTGAAGAAATTACAGCTGCTCATCCCCTCTTATTACGGAAAGGAGGATGTCACTTTCCATGAGCTGACACCGGAGTTCATCCGTGCGTTTGACATCTACCTGAAAACGGAGGCGGGACTGTGCCGGAACACGATAGTCCGTTATATGAAATGCTTCAAGAAATTTACCAATATGGCATTGGCAAAGGAATGGATGCGCAAGAATCCCTTTTACGGTTACAAGATGGAGCAGGACGAGACCGATCCGGTATTCCTGACCTACGACGAGTTGCAAACCGTAATGAAAAAGAAATTCACCATTCCACGGCTTGAACTGGTCAGGGATGTCTTTGTCTTCGCGTGCTTCACCGGTCTGGCGTTCTCCGATGTCGCCACTCTGAGTGGTGAAAACCTGGTACAGGACAATCTCGGGGACTGGTGGATAAGGAAGGGAAGGGTCAAGTTGGAACACCGCAGAAAAGCGTCTTCCATCAGCAACATCCCGCTGCTGCCCGTTCCACTGGCCATATTAGAGAAATACAGGGAACATCCGGTCTGCATAAAGAAAGGATGCTGCCTGCCTGTCATGTGCAACCAGAAAATGAACAGCTACCTCAAGGAAATCGCCGATTTCTGCGGCATAAAGAAAAACCTGACCACGCACGTTGCCAGGCACACTTTCGGAACCACCGTCACGCTCGCCAACAATGTACCCTTGCAGGACGTGTCCGTCATGCTCGGCCATGCCTCCACACGTATGACGCAGCATTATGCTCGGGTCAT
- a CDS encoding pentapeptide repeat-containing protein: MRITHPRLANALHESTNIQTVLEKNDEDLIEYSFKSLRIEGIKKSNLSVQSCVFSNCSFGTCCIQKSQFSDVMFKNCDLSNVNLTGCGFHRVEFIGCKLMGTNMSDGIFNHITFEECRGEYMNLSMSKMRYIQITRSNLQGAGIEDCQLTNVSFDACNLMEAEFYHTSLKGIDLSNSEISGIRITNLANSELRGSSVSSLQALELIRMLGIEIKD; this comes from the coding sequence ATGAGAATTACACACCCCCGTTTGGCAAACGCTCTTCATGAAAGTACAAATATACAGACAGTGTTAGAAAAGAACGATGAGGACCTAATCGAGTATTCCTTTAAAAGCTTGCGTATAGAAGGAATAAAGAAAAGTAACCTTTCAGTGCAGTCTTGTGTTTTCTCCAATTGCAGCTTCGGAACATGCTGTATACAGAAATCCCAATTTAGCGATGTCATGTTTAAAAATTGCGATCTGTCGAATGTAAACCTAACAGGTTGTGGATTTCACCGGGTAGAATTTATCGGTTGTAAATTAATGGGAACCAATATGTCGGACGGGATATTCAATCATATCACTTTTGAAGAGTGCCGGGGAGAATACATGAATCTATCAATGAGTAAAATGCGATATATACAAATTACCCGATCCAACCTGCAGGGAGCCGGAATAGAAGACTGCCAATTGACGAATGTCTCATTCGATGCCTGTAACCTGATGGAAGCGGAGTTTTACCATACATCCTTGAAAGGAATCGACCTGTCGAACTCGGAAATATCCGGTATCCGCATCACAAATCTTGCCAACAGCGAGCTGAGAGGATCTTCCGTTTCCTCTTTACAAGCATTGGAGCTGATACGGATGCTGGGAATAGAGATCAAAGACTGA
- a CDS encoding GNAT family N-acetyltransferase, translating into MDYIITHYPDNKRFETQVDGVVAFVQYRLSGDKLDIIHTIVPPAIGGRGIAAALVKYAYDYAIENGMKPSATCSYAVTWLHRHPDYAG; encoded by the coding sequence ATGGATTACATTATAACTCATTATCCGGATAATAAACGTTTTGAAACACAGGTGGATGGCGTGGTAGCTTTTGTACAGTATCGTTTATCTGGGGATAAACTGGATATTATCCACACGATTGTTCCGCCCGCTATCGGAGGGAGAGGGATTGCTGCCGCTTTAGTAAAATACGCTTATGATTACGCGATCGAGAATGGTATGAAGCCGTCGGCAACCTGTAGCTATGCGGTCACTTGGTTGCATCGCCATCCCGACTATGCCGGATGA
- a CDS encoding MaoC family dehydratase: MGKVVINSYEDFEKLVGQQIGISDYVELTQERINLFADATLDHQWIHVDPERAKVESPFHSTIAHGYLTLSLLPHLWNQIIEVNNLKMMINYGMDKMKFGQPVLTGQSIRLIAKLQTLTNLRGVAKAEIKFAIEIKDQPKKALEGVAIFLYYFN; this comes from the coding sequence ATGGGAAAAGTAGTTATCAACTCGTACGAAGACTTTGAAAAGCTGGTAGGCCAGCAAATAGGGATTTCAGATTATGTAGAACTGACACAAGAACGCATCAACCTTTTTGCCGATGCGACACTGGATCACCAGTGGATTCACGTAGACCCCGAGCGCGCCAAAGTGGAAAGCCCGTTCCACAGCACAATTGCCCACGGCTACCTGACGCTGTCACTCCTTCCTCACCTCTGGAACCAGATCATCGAGGTGAACAACCTGAAGATGATGATTAATTACGGCATGGACAAGATGAAATTCGGACAGCCCGTATTGACCGGACAAAGTATCCGCCTGATCGCCAAACTACAGACTTTGACAAATCTGCGTGGCGTAGCCAAGGCTGAGATCAAGTTTGCCATCGAGATCAAGGACCAACCGAAGAAAGCGCTGGAAGGTGTTGCAATCTTCCTGTACTACTTCAATTAA
- a CDS encoding TIGR03915 family putative DNA repair protein: MTVFVYDKTFEGLLTAVFDAYSRRSFPDLLLAEGEPFPLFYDEAVTICTDDAKVDRVWKGLQKRLSAMALSVITVTWLSELPETDMLLFRYIRKAIDAPRTIELNFGDPDVLEVSKVWKKVTNERLRVIQFLRFQKAADGTFFAAVKPVYNVLPLTLPHLKDRFADQCWLLYDLKREYGYYYDLKEATEVRFEEKEAHLLSGLLGEELMDADEKLFQQMWKTYFKSIAIKERLNPKLHRQHMPARFWKYMPEKL; this comes from the coding sequence ATGACGGTATTCGTGTACGATAAAACCTTTGAAGGGCTGCTGACCGCTGTTTTTGATGCTTATTCACGTCGCAGCTTTCCCGATCTGCTGTTAGCAGAAGGAGAACCTTTTCCCTTGTTTTATGATGAGGCAGTGACGATCTGTACGGACGATGCCAAGGTGGATCGTGTTTGGAAAGGTTTGCAGAAGCGGCTTTCCGCTATGGCTTTGTCTGTGATTACCGTTACTTGGCTATCTGAACTGCCAGAAACGGACATGCTGCTTTTTCGCTATATCCGTAAGGCGATCGACGCTCCGCGTACGATCGAACTGAACTTTGGCGATCCCGATGTTCTCGAAGTCTCCAAGGTATGGAAAAAGGTGACGAACGAGCGCCTGCGTGTCATCCAGTTCCTTCGTTTCCAAAAAGCGGCGGACGGGACTTTCTTTGCTGCTGTCAAGCCAGTATATAATGTACTCCCTCTCACTCTTCCGCATCTGAAAGACCGTTTTGCCGACCAGTGCTGGTTGCTTTACGACCTGAAACGTGAGTACGGTTACTATTACGACTTGAAAGAAGCTACCGAAGTTCGTTTCGAAGAGAAAGAAGCCCACCTTCTTTCCGGCCTGCTCGGTGAGGAACTGATGGATGCCGATGAGAAACTTTTCCAGCAGATGTGGAAAACTTACTTCAAGTCTATTGCCATCAAGGAACGTCTCAATCCCAAGTTACACCGCCAGCATATGCCTGCCCGGTTCTGGAAGTATATGCCGGAAAAGTTGTAA
- a CDS encoding putative DNA modification/repair radical SAM protein, with protein sequence MDEKVLEKLKVLAESAKYDVSCASSGTSRKNKSGGIGSAAGWGICHSFAEDGRCISLLKIMLTNYCMFDCAYCINRRSNDIPRATLTVTELVNLTIEFYRRNYIEGLFLSSGVVRNADYTMERLVRVVKDLRTVYRFNGYIHLKSIPGASQELVNEAGLYADRMSVNIEIPNEKSLQLLAPEKDFQSVFQPMRYIQQGVLQSAEERKRFRHAPRFVPAGQSTQMIVGATPDSDKDILRLSSALYQRPTMKRVYYSGFIPVNEYDNRLPALKQPPLVRENRLYQADWLLRFYQFKVDEIVNDAYPDLDLEVDPKLGWALRHPEQFPVDINKADYEMLLRVPGIGVKSAKLIVVSRRYSRLGTGQLKKMGVVMKKAQYFITCHELPVRTINEVSPEVVRQILIRKAGRKSTDDRQLILQFKEES encoded by the coding sequence ATGGACGAAAAAGTGCTCGAAAAACTGAAAGTACTGGCTGAATCGGCCAAGTACGATGTATCTTGCGCTTCCAGCGGAACGTCGCGAAAGAACAAGAGCGGCGGGATCGGAAGTGCGGCAGGGTGGGGCATTTGTCATAGCTTTGCCGAGGATGGCCGTTGCATTTCTTTACTGAAGATTATGCTGACAAATTACTGCATGTTCGATTGCGCCTACTGCATCAATCGCCGCAGTAACGATATTCCCCGTGCCACATTGACGGTGACGGAACTGGTGAACCTCACGATCGAGTTTTACCGCCGTAACTATATCGAAGGGCTTTTCTTGAGTTCCGGTGTTGTGCGCAATGCCGATTACACGATGGAGCGCCTCGTCAGGGTGGTAAAAGACCTCCGGACAGTATACCGGTTTAACGGCTATATCCACTTGAAAAGTATTCCCGGCGCCAGCCAGGAACTAGTGAATGAAGCCGGACTCTATGCCGACCGTATGAGTGTGAATATCGAGATCCCGAACGAGAAGAGTCTTCAGCTATTGGCTCCTGAAAAGGATTTTCAGAGCGTCTTTCAGCCGATGCGTTATATTCAGCAAGGTGTTTTGCAGAGCGCTGAAGAGCGGAAACGTTTTCGCCATGCTCCGCGTTTTGTGCCTGCCGGGCAGAGCACGCAGATGATTGTCGGGGCGACACCCGATTCGGATAAGGATATCCTTCGTCTCTCATCCGCCCTCTATCAGCGTCCGACGATGAAGCGTGTCTATTATTCCGGTTTTATCCCTGTCAATGAATACGATAATCGGTTGCCGGCCTTGAAGCAACCGCCGTTGGTTCGGGAGAACCGTCTGTATCAGGCGGACTGGCTCTTGCGCTTCTATCAGTTCAAAGTGGATGAGATCGTGAACGATGCCTATCCTGACCTCGATCTGGAAGTCGATCCGAAGCTCGGTTGGGCGTTGCGCCATCCGGAGCAGTTCCCAGTCGATATCAATAAGGCGGATTACGAGATGCTTCTTCGCGTACCCGGTATCGGGGTGAAGTCGGCGAAATTGATCGTCGTCTCCCGCCGATATTCCCGTCTGGGGACAGGGCAATTGAAGAAGATGGGTGTCGTGATGAAGAAAGCCCAGTATTTCATTACATGCCACGAGTTGCCAGTCCGCACGATTAACGAAGTGTCACCTGAGGTGGTCCGTCAAATCCTTATCCGGAAAGCGGGACGTAAGAGTACCGACGACCGTCAGCTTATCCTCCAATTTAAGGAAGAATCATGA
- a CDS encoding aminotransferase class I/II-fold pyridoxal phosphate-dependent enzyme produces MLFGHGDDHYNSQKEVKINFSSNVWHGADLRTLREHLNEQFYELTRYPEPDASSLKRLLARCYEVEEENIVVTNGSITAFYLLAQTWKGAKSAIAVPSFAEYEDACRLHGHEVSFFPTSCDLSGLSLEGQDFCWICNPNNPDGRLIRRAELLALIEANRQTVFIIDQAYVAFTTERLLEPSDVCNHPNLILIQSISKAHNIPGLRIGYLVASPDKVEQINRYIIPWSVNAIAVEAGKYILTHPEQYILPIREWQRETASLIDRLNELGDLEALPTSVTFFLVRLKKGTAAGLKQYLWDRHGLLIRDASNFRSLDETYIRISAQTAAENQVLVDAVREWLSISP; encoded by the coding sequence ATGTTATTCGGACACGGTGACGACCACTATAATTCACAGAAAGAGGTAAAGATAAATTTCAGTTCAAATGTATGGCATGGAGCCGATCTCCGCACACTCAGGGAACACCTGAACGAGCAGTTTTATGAACTCACGCGTTATCCGGAACCGGATGCTTCTTCCCTGAAAAGATTGCTTGCCCGCTGCTATGAGGTGGAAGAGGAGAATATAGTGGTAACGAACGGTTCCATCACGGCATTCTATCTGCTGGCGCAAACCTGGAAAGGGGCGAAATCCGCTATTGCCGTTCCCTCTTTTGCGGAGTATGAAGACGCTTGCCGCCTGCACGGGCATGAAGTCAGTTTCTTTCCGACCTCGTGCGACCTGTCCGGCCTTTCGCTGGAAGGACAGGATTTCTGCTGGATCTGTAACCCGAATAATCCGGACGGCAGACTGATCCGCCGGGCCGAACTGCTGGCATTGATCGAGGCGAACCGGCAGACCGTCTTTATCATCGACCAGGCATACGTCGCTTTCACGACGGAAAGGTTGTTGGAACCTTCGGATGTCTGCAACCATCCGAACCTGATCTTGATACAATCTATTTCGAAAGCGCATAATATACCGGGACTCCGTATCGGCTACTTGGTCGCTTCTCCGGATAAGGTCGAGCAGATAAACCGGTACATCATTCCCTGGTCTGTCAATGCAATTGCTGTGGAAGCCGGCAAGTACATCTTGACGCATCCGGAGCAATATATCCTGCCCATCCGTGAATGGCAACGCGAGACAGCCAGCCTGATCGACCGGCTGAATGAACTGGGCGACTTGGAAGCATTACCGACATCCGTAACTTTCTTCTTGGTCCGCCTGAAAAAAGGGACGGCCGCTGGGTTGAAACAGTATCTGTGGGATCGTCATGGTCTGCTGATCCGCGACGCCTCCAATTTCCGCAGCCTGGATGAAACCTATATCCGTATATCGGCACAGACAGCAGCCGAGAACCAAGTACTCGTTGATGCGGTACGGGAATGGCTTTCCATCTCGCCTTGA
- a CDS encoding glycoside hydrolase family 3 N-terminal domain-containing protein — MKKIYIFLFSCVTVLSAVAQTTPNLYRAVDKEKMNHWVDSVFDAMSYDERIGQLFMIIANPKSDTRNMQRLMRYVNEIKIGGILFHKGDPVTQAEVTNRLQKASRVPMLVSLDGEWGLSMRLSGTTRFPKNMMLGAIEDNSLITEYGKEVARQCKEMGIHINFAPDMDVNSNTDNPVIGLRSFGENPEAVADKGLAYARGLEGQGILSVAKHFPGHGDTAEDSHYTLPAVHHDRARLDSVELLPFKRYIYDGYAGVMTGHLYVPALDKARNKPVSMSRAVVTDLLQKELGFRGLCFTDALAMKGATTRKSDNPSVMALLAGNDILLAPAAPINDFAAVKEALEEGILDREEIEAKIIKILQYKYIAGLNDYRPVETKGLSERLNSPHAAWLAAKLNEEAITLLKNEGDIIPLKQLDKKKIAALSIGDGVGNEFQKMLGRYDSVACFSISRNATAAQVQSVYKKLEKYDVVICGVHTVRIPESPALRELAAKKELVYAFFTLPYFCKAYKPSILKAKAVVMAYEGTPLAQKYAAQAIFGGIAVKGKLSVSIPTLYTAGTGVFTEKTRLGYHEPEEVEASPERLDVIASIVEDGLEQKAFPGCQVLVAKDGMIIYDKSFGYFDYDKKQAVDENSVYDLASSSKAAGTLLAVMKAYDDKKFTLNNKISDFIPELKDSDKKNLAVKDLLYHQSGLTPTINFYLNAIDKDSYKGSLYSNAKNQAHPVRFDARTYVRNDFSFLPNLVSARKKPGFTTEIARNMYLHDSFKDTIIQEIKDSRLGVRGKYKYSCINFILLKMMVEKQMRQPMDRLLHDMFFSKLGAWHTAYNPLHILDTMQIVPTENDHFIRRQLLRGYVHDEAAAFQGGVSGNAGLFSNANDLAKVLQLYLNQGSYGGEQYLSKETCRLFTQSKSPTCRRGLGFDKPVAGGGKASPCGSLAPASVYGHTGFTGTCFWVDPDNNLLYIFLSNRVNPTRANNKLGSLDIRTRIQDAIYKAIK, encoded by the coding sequence ATGAAGAAAATATATATCTTTTTATTTAGTTGTGTTACCGTTCTTTCCGCTGTCGCACAGACGACGCCGAACCTTTACCGGGCAGTGGACAAGGAGAAAATGAATCACTGGGTGGACTCCGTCTTCGATGCGATGAGTTATGACGAACGTATCGGGCAACTCTTTATGATCATCGCCAACCCGAAATCCGACACCCGCAATATGCAACGCCTGATGCGTTATGTCAATGAGATAAAGATCGGCGGCATCCTTTTCCATAAAGGTGATCCGGTCACGCAGGCCGAGGTGACGAACCGCCTGCAAAAAGCCTCCCGTGTCCCGATGCTCGTGTCGCTGGACGGCGAATGGGGACTTTCCATGCGCCTCTCCGGTACGACCCGTTTCCCGAAGAACATGATGTTGGGGGCGATTGAGGATAACAGCCTGATAACCGAATACGGCAAGGAAGTCGCCCGGCAGTGCAAGGAGATGGGAATCCATATCAATTTCGCACCCGATATGGATGTCAACAGCAATACCGACAACCCGGTGATCGGCCTCCGCTCCTTCGGCGAGAATCCTGAGGCGGTGGCTGACAAAGGGCTTGCGTATGCCCGTGGGCTGGAAGGGCAGGGCATCCTGTCTGTCGCCAAGCATTTCCCAGGACATGGCGATACCGCCGAAGATTCCCATTATACGCTGCCTGCCGTTCATCATGACCGGGCACGCCTGGACAGTGTGGAGTTGCTGCCTTTCAAACGTTACATCTATGACGGCTATGCCGGCGTGATGACCGGACACCTGTATGTCCCGGCGTTGGACAAGGCACGCAATAAGCCGGTCTCCATGTCCCGTGCCGTCGTCACCGACCTGCTGCAAAAAGAGCTCGGATTCCGAGGGCTGTGCTTTACCGACGCTTTGGCGATGAAAGGCGCTACTACCCGTAAATCCGATAACCCTTCCGTAATGGCGCTATTGGCGGGCAATGACATCCTTTTGGCTCCGGCTGCGCCGATTAACGACTTTGCAGCCGTGAAGGAGGCCTTGGAAGAGGGTATTTTGGACAGGGAAGAGATAGAAGCGAAGATCATCAAGATCCTGCAATATAAATACATCGCAGGGCTGAACGACTATCGCCCGGTCGAGACGAAGGGATTGTCCGAACGCCTGAACTCTCCCCATGCCGCATGGTTGGCCGCCAAGTTGAATGAAGAAGCGATCACCCTGCTGAAGAACGAGGGCGACATCATCCCGTTGAAGCAGCTCGATAAGAAAAAGATCGCCGCCCTGTCTATCGGTGACGGGGTAGGGAACGAGTTCCAAAAGATGCTGGGGCGCTACGACTCGGTCGCCTGTTTCAGCATCAGCCGGAATGCGACGGCAGCCCAAGTGCAGAGTGTATATAAGAAATTGGAGAAATACGATGTGGTCATTTGCGGCGTGCATACGGTCCGCATTCCGGAAAGCCCGGCTCTGCGCGAGCTGGCGGCAAAGAAGGAACTGGTCTATGCCTTTTTCACCTTGCCCTATTTTTGTAAAGCATATAAACCTTCCATCCTGAAAGCCAAAGCGGTCGTAATGGCCTACGAGGGCACACCGCTTGCTCAGAAATATGCGGCGCAAGCCATTTTCGGCGGTATTGCGGTTAAAGGAAAGCTGTCGGTTTCCATCCCTACCCTCTACACGGCGGGGACGGGTGTGTTTACCGAAAAGACACGTCTCGGTTATCACGAGCCGGAAGAAGTGGAGGCAAGTCCCGAACGTTTGGACGTGATCGCCTCTATCGTGGAAGACGGTTTGGAACAGAAGGCGTTTCCCGGTTGCCAGGTGCTCGTCGCCAAAGATGGCATGATTATCTATGACAAATCGTTCGGCTATTTCGACTACGATAAGAAACAAGCTGTTGATGAAAACTCCGTCTACGACTTGGCTTCTTCTTCCAAAGCGGCGGGGACCTTGCTGGCTGTAATGAAAGCATACGATGACAAGAAGTTCACGCTGAACAATAAGATATCCGATTTTATACCCGAACTAAAGGATTCGGATAAAAAGAATTTAGCTGTCAAAGACCTCCTCTACCACCAGTCCGGCCTGACGCCGACTATCAACTTCTATCTGAACGCGATCGACAAGGATAGTTATAAAGGCAGCCTGTACAGTAATGCGAAGAACCAGGCGCATCCGGTCCGTTTCGACGCCCGGACCTATGTGCGCAACGACTTCTCTTTTCTTCCCAATCTGGTATCTGCCCGGAAAAAGCCGGGCTTTACGACAGAGATCGCCCGTAACATGTATCTGCACGACTCTTTTAAAGACACCATTATCCAGGAGATCAAGGACTCGCGCCTCGGCGTGCGGGGCAAGTACAAATACAGTTGCATCAATTTCATCCTGTTGAAGATGATGGTGGAAAAGCAGATGCGGCAGCCGATGGACCGCCTGTTGCATGACATGTTCTTCAGCAAGCTTGGAGCTTGGCATACGGCCTACAATCCGTTGCATATCCTCGACACGATGCAGATCGTCCCGACCGAAAACGACCATTTTATCCGTCGGCAACTGCTTCGCGGCTATGTGCATGATGAGGCAGCCGCTTTCCAGGGGGGCGTTTCGGGCAATGCCGGGCTTTTCTCCAACGCCAACGACTTGGCGAAAGTGCTGCAACTCTATCTGAATCAGGGAAGCTACGGAGGTGAACAATACCTATCCAAAGAAACCTGCCGTCTTTTCACCCAAAGTAAAAGTCCGACCTGTCGCCGCGGCTTAGGTTTCGACAAGCCGGTAGCCGGTGGGGGTAAAGCATCTCCTTGCGGCAGCCTGGCTCCCGCCTCCGTTTATGGGCATACCGGTTTTACCGGCACTTGCTTTTGGGTGGACCCGGATAACAACCTGCTGTATATCTTCCTGTCCAACCGTGTGAACCCGACACGGGCCAACAACAAGCTAGGTTCGCTGGATATCCGCACACGTATCCAAGACGCAATCTATAAAGCAATCAAATAA
- a CDS encoding NIPSNAP family protein encodes MKLTGMLATLPAIKGIAATSEKPAPSGKQLYEWRIYTLEEDADGLDGFFRDTLIPAYNRKNIKAGAFVPYKKEEKERRLLLFIYPNITTYHRVKRTIWDDTVFRKAAQPYFDKTAPNPAYFNFESFLCEAFDKVPSLLMPDKNRTLFELRTYHSPNEEANQRKVAMFNKDEIDVFDKVGINSVCYGEVLAGPIMPAVMYLTWYKDEPTRNAAWDKFRAHPDWQRIKNLPEYAYTATRNTSLLLSPLPYSQI; translated from the coding sequence ATGAAGCTGACAGGTATGTTGGCTACGCTTCCGGCCATCAAGGGGATAGCCGCAACCTCCGAAAAACCCGCTCCATCCGGAAAGCAGCTATACGAATGGCGAATCTACACACTGGAAGAAGATGCGGACGGCCTGGACGGCTTTTTCCGCGACACACTGATCCCTGCCTATAACCGGAAGAATATCAAAGCAGGCGCTTTCGTCCCTTATAAGAAAGAGGAAAAAGAACGGCGTCTACTGCTGTTCATTTATCCCAACATCACGACTTACCACCGGGTGAAACGGACCATCTGGGACGACACGGTATTCAGGAAAGCGGCACAGCCTTATTTCGACAAGACGGCTCCCAACCCGGCTTACTTCAATTTCGAAAGTTTCCTGTGCGAAGCTTTCGACAAAGTACCTTCCCTTCTGATGCCGGACAAGAACCGGACGCTGTTCGAACTCAGGACGTACCACAGTCCCAACGAAGAAGCCAACCAGCGGAAAGTCGCGATGTTCAATAAAGATGAAATAGATGTCTTCGACAAGGTCGGCATCAACTCCGTTTGCTACGGAGAGGTACTGGCCGGTCCGATCATGCCGGCGGTGATGTACCTCACCTGGTACAAGGACGAACCGACACGCAATGCCGCCTGGGACAAATTCCGGGCACATCCGGACTGGCAACGGATCAAGAACCTGCCGGAATATGCCTATACAGCCACCCGAAACACCAGTCTGCTCCTCTCACCATTGCCTTACTCGCAGATATAA
- a CDS encoding glucuronyl esterase domain-containing protein — MRQAIFLLCLWSCSLLTGHAQEADEANYDESKIPPYTLPALLKTSDGREITTVQQWEQIRRPELLSVFTEQVYGKMPADKVDVSYKKLDDNHSAVNGSATRKQIEITFSHNGIERKALLLMYLPNHVKTKVPVFLHFNFQGNQTVSSDPDIIPSQYSDRPRGNQASRWPVEKIIDAGYGLATIHYFDFFPDSKDRYAESILALFGHPSEGDIPADGGQAIAAWAWGYSRVMDYLETDWQVDASKIILMGHSRLGKTSLWVGATDPRFAIVISNESGCGGAALSRRQVGETVNRINHAFPHWFCKNFRRYNKKEGELPIDQHELLALIAPRPLYVASAEEDRWSDPKGEFLSTAYAGEVYKLYGMKGLETTTMPTVNMPIMNRVAYHNRTGVHDVTDFDWENYIKFADKWLK; from the coding sequence ATGAGACAAGCCATATTCCTCCTGTGTCTTTGGAGTTGCAGCCTATTGACGGGACATGCCCAGGAAGCCGATGAAGCGAATTACGACGAAAGCAAAATTCCCCCTTATACCCTGCCCGCTCTGTTAAAGACTAGCGACGGCCGGGAAATAACAACCGTGCAACAATGGGAACAGATCAGACGCCCGGAATTGCTGTCTGTCTTTACCGAACAGGTATACGGAAAGATGCCGGCGGACAAGGTGGATGTGTCCTACAAGAAGTTGGACGACAACCACAGTGCGGTCAACGGCAGCGCCACCCGCAAACAGATCGAAATCACATTCAGCCATAACGGTATAGAACGGAAAGCCCTGCTGCTGATGTATCTGCCGAACCATGTCAAAACAAAAGTGCCGGTATTCCTGCATTTCAACTTCCAGGGGAATCAGACAGTTTCTTCGGACCCGGATATCATCCCGTCGCAATATTCCGACCGCCCACGCGGCAACCAGGCATCGCGCTGGCCGGTGGAAAAGATCATCGACGCCGGTTACGGGTTGGCCACCATCCATTACTTCGACTTCTTCCCCGACAGCAAGGACAGATATGCGGAAAGTATTCTCGCCCTCTTCGGTCATCCATCTGAAGGAGACATTCCGGCAGACGGCGGACAAGCAATCGCCGCCTGGGCATGGGGTTACAGTCGGGTGATGGATTACCTCGAAACAGACTGGCAGGTCGATGCCTCCAAAATCATCCTGATGGGACATTCCCGCTTGGGCAAAACCTCCCTTTGGGTTGGCGCTACCGATCCGCGTTTTGCAATCGTCATCTCCAACGAATCCGGATGTGGCGGAGCAGCCCTATCCAGACGGCAGGTAGGTGAAACTGTCAACCGGATCAACCACGCGTTCCCTCACTGGTTCTGCAAGAACTTCCGCCGGTATAACAAGAAAGAAGGTGAACTGCCGATCGACCAGCACGAGCTATTGGCCCTCATCGCTCCCCGCCCCCTTTATGTGGCAAGCGCCGAAGAAGACCGCTGGTCCGATCCGAAAGGTGAATTTCTTTCAACCGCATACGCCGGAGAAGTCTATAAGCTCTACGGAATGAAAGGACTGGAAACGACCACGATGCCGACGGTCAACATGCCGATCATGAACCGTGTCGCCTACCACAATCGTACCGGAGTGCATGATGTGACGGATTTCGACTGGGAGAACTACATTAAGTTTGCCGATAAGTGGCTGAAGTAA